Proteins encoded in a region of the Ursus arctos isolate Adak ecotype North America unplaced genomic scaffold, UrsArc2.0 scaffold_2, whole genome shotgun sequence genome:
- the B3GALT2 gene encoding beta-1,3-galactosyltransferase 2 — MLQWRRRHCCFAKMSWNAKRSLFRTHLIGVLSLVFLFAMFLFFNHHDWLPGRAGFKENPVTYTFRGFRSTKSETNHSSLRNIWKETVPQTLRPQTATNSNNTDLSPQGVTGLENTLSANGSIYNEKGIGHPNSYHFRYIINEPEKCQEKSPFLILLIAAEPGQIEARRAIRQTWGNESLAPGIQITRIFLLGVSIKLNGYLQRAILEESRQYHDIIQQEYLDTYYNLTIKTLMGMNWVATYCPHIPYVMKTDSDMFVNTEYLIHKLLKPDLPPRHNYFTGYLMRGYAPNRNKDSKWYMPPDLYPSERYPVFCSGTGYVFSGDLAEKIFKVSLSIRRLHLEDVYVGICLAKLRIDPVPPPNEFVFNHWRVSYSSCKYSHLITSHQFQPSELIKYWNHLQQNKHNACANAAKEKAGRYRHRKLH, encoded by the coding sequence ATGCTTCAGTGGAGGAGAAGACACTGCTGCTTTGCAAAGATGAGCTGGAATGCCAAGAGGTCTCTGTTCCGTACCCATCTTATTGGTGTACTTTCTCTAGTGTTTCTttttgctatgtttttgtttttcaatcatCATGACTGGCTGCCAGGCAGAGCTGGATTTAAAGAAAACCCTGTAACATATACTTTCCGAGGATTTCGTTCTACAAAAAGTGAGACAAACCACAGCTCTCTCCGGaacatttggaaagaaacagTCCCTCAAACTCTGAGGCCTCAAACAGCAACTAACTCCAATAACACAGACCTGTCGCCACAAGGAGTTACAGGGCTGGAGAATACACTTAGTGCCAATGGAAGTATTTACAATGAAAAAGGTATCGGACATCCAAATTCTTACCACTTCAGATATATTATCAATGAACCTGAAAAATGCCAGGAGAAAAGTCCTTTTTTAATACTGCTAATAGCTGCAGAACCTGGACAAATAGAAGCTAGAAGAGCTATTCGGCAAACATGGGGCAATGAAAGTCTAGCACCTGGTATCCAAATCACACGAATTTTTTTGTTGGGCGTAAGTATTAAGTTAAATGGCTACCTTCAACGTGCAATACTGGAAGAAAGCAGACAATATCATGATATCATTCAACAGGAATATTTAGATACATACTACAATTTGACAATTAAAACACTTATGGGCATGAACTGGGTTGCAACATACTGTCCACATATTCCGTATGTTATGAAAACTGACAGTGACATGTTTGTCAACACTGAATATTTAATACATAAGTTATTGAAGCCAGACCTGCCTCCCAGACATAACTATTTTACTGGTTACCTAATGAGAGGATATGCACCCAATCGGAACAAAGATAGCAAGTGGTACATGCCACCAGACCTCTACCCAAGTGAACGCTATCCTGTCTTTTGTTCTGGGACTGGTTATGTTTTTTCTGGAGATCTGGCAGAGAAGATATTTAAAGTTTCTTTAAGTATCCGTCGTTTGCACTTAGAAGATGTATATGTAGGGATCTGTCTTGCCAAGTTGAGAATTGATCCTGTGCCCCCTCCCAATGAGTTTGTGTTCAATCACTGGCGAGTTTCTTATTCAAGCTGTAAATATAGCCACCTAATTACCTCTCATCAGTTCCAGCCTAGTGAACTGATAAAATACTGGAACCATTTACAACAAAATAAGCACAACGCTTGTGCCAACGCAGCAAAAGAAAAGGCAGGCAGGTATCGCCACCGTAAATTACACTAg